From a region of the Methylocystis hirsuta genome:
- the ccmB gene encoding heme exporter protein CcmB: MSAPLSALFLREWRVARRIGGSGAMGVVFFLTLVAIVPFAVGPDPNLLARIGPAILWIAALLATLLCLDRLFQADAEDGSLDLFHLSETPLELAVLVKCAAHWAATGLPLVIAAPFLGLMLQQEAMALLGVVATLLVGTPALTLIGAIGAAATVTVRRGGLLMALLVLPLTIPVLIFGVSAAEAASGGAVPFYAPFAILCAITLAALALCPFAAAAALRYLGE, translated from the coding sequence GTGAGCGCGCCGCTTTCAGCCCTCTTCCTGCGCGAATGGCGCGTGGCGCGCCGCATCGGCGGTTCCGGCGCGATGGGCGTCGTCTTTTTCCTGACGCTCGTCGCGATCGTTCCCTTTGCCGTCGGGCCCGACCCCAATCTGCTCGCGCGCATCGGCCCGGCGATTCTCTGGATCGCCGCGCTGCTGGCGACGCTGCTCTGTCTCGACCGCCTGTTTCAGGCCGACGCCGAGGATGGCTCTCTCGATCTCTTCCATCTTTCCGAGACGCCGCTCGAATTGGCGGTGCTGGTCAAATGCGCGGCGCATTGGGCGGCGACCGGCCTGCCGCTCGTTATCGCCGCGCCGTTTCTGGGGCTGATGCTGCAACAGGAGGCCATGGCGCTTCTCGGCGTCGTCGCGACGCTGCTTGTCGGCACGCCGGCGCTGACGCTGATCGGCGCCATTGGCGCGGCGGCGACAGTGACCGTGCGACGCGGCGGCCTCTTGATGGCGCTGCTCGTGCTGCCGCTGACGATCCCGGTGCTGATCTTCGGCGTCTCGGCGGCGGAGGCGGCGAGCGGCGGCGCTGTGCCCTTCTACGCGCCCTTCGCGATCCTCTGCGCGATCACGCTCGCCGCTCTCGCGCTCTGCCCCTTCGCGGCCGCCGCGGCGCTGCGTTACCTCGGCGAATAG
- a CDS encoding sterol desaturase family protein, which translates to MSQDARTEALDASPRLFESDLLDKLSRVHHLTPVIVYCPIILGLLIYSLTLNSVTLVLLGLVVGYLGWTLTEYFGHRYLFHTVFALPFGLGPRFQFLIHGVHHIYPNDPLRLVMPPLLSAPIMLIALVCARVLFGATFAWPALAGFITGYVIYDCVHYWTHHGQPQSDFARLVKRLHMLHHFRDAEKGFGVHAIWWDYVFGTAYQKGDTPGTRAV; encoded by the coding sequence ATGTCTCAGGACGCAAGAACGGAAGCGCTCGACGCTTCGCCCCGCCTCTTCGAGAGCGATCTTCTCGATAAGCTGTCGCGCGTGCATCATTTGACGCCGGTGATTGTCTATTGCCCGATCATTCTCGGCCTGCTGATCTATTCCCTCACGCTCAACAGCGTGACGCTCGTCTTATTGGGTCTTGTCGTCGGCTATCTCGGCTGGACGCTGACCGAATATTTCGGCCACCGCTATCTCTTCCACACCGTGTTCGCGCTGCCCTTCGGCCTGGGGCCGCGCTTCCAGTTCCTCATTCACGGCGTGCATCACATCTATCCCAACGATCCGCTGCGGCTCGTCATGCCGCCGCTGCTCTCGGCGCCGATCATGCTGATCGCGCTCGTCTGCGCCCGCGTGCTCTTCGGCGCGACATTCGCCTGGCCGGCGCTGGCGGGCTTCATCACGGGCTATGTGATCTATGATTGCGTGCACTACTGGACGCATCACGGGCAGCCGCAATCCGACTTCGCCCGCTTAGTGAAGCGCCTGCACATGCTGCATCATTTCCGCGACGCCGAGAAAGGCTTCGGCGTGCACGCGATCTGGTGGGACTATGTGTTCGGCACCGCCTATCAGAAGGGCGACACGCCGGGAACAAGGGCGGTGTGA
- a CDS encoding EAL domain-containing protein translates to MRLKKYLIALFLFILSAQAVAMESVRVPQGARAIDLTNVVEKHSSQGDGLQVSTAPGSDGIVRRIEVGAKEAGSQPNWIVFALTNDTDEQIERLIVAPHYRLQGSGVIWPDLGSTRITAITASQGFPPEAEDASDADVFRLTLDPGTTVTYVAELRTPNLPQLYLWEPAAYKDKVTSLTLYKGIVIGIAGLLALFLTIVFVVKGAVIFPAAAALAWAVLAYVCIDFGFWDKIFGFDANANRIWRAGAETVLSATLVVFLFAYLNLNRWHVRAWHVAALWLLILLDLVGLAVFDAPVAAGVARISLATAAVVGFVLILYLATHGFDRAIMLIPTWFLLAVWVATAGFAVAGWITNDLVSPALVGGLVLIVMLIGFTVMQNAFAAGGLSHGAISDVERKALALTGANEIVFDWDVPSDHIYVSPEAEAALGLDRGGLEGAASSWLDLLHPFEQDRYRACLDAILEQRRGRINQDFRLRAADGHYLCYRLRARPVVGPDGEVIRVVGTLNDVTDERNAQERLLHDAVHDNLTGLPNRELFFDRLEAALILARMEKDVRPTILVIDIDRFKQINEQVGMAMGDSILLTVAHRLTRLLQPQDTLARLSGDTFAIILVSESHADHVISIADSVRRSLSIPVRFTDREIALFASIGIALYDQQTHPGAGDMLEDAQIAMRHAKRSGGNRIEVFRPAMRAQRSDRLTLEADLRRALERGEIKVFFQPIVRLEDRTIAGFEALLRWDHLRLGRLEPSEFLPIAEQTGLIIDLGLLALERTARELAAWQRALAVDPPIFASVNISSRQLLRHDLLRDVKSVLMRNDIAKGSLKLELTESLVMENPEYAAQMLARIRELGAGLSLDDFGAGYSSLAYLQRFPFDTIKIDRSFIKQSGKGARPIILRSIIALAQDLGMDVVAEGAETEQDAIELYQLGCGFAQGYAFGRPISARDARRLVGAAPEAA, encoded by the coding sequence GTGCGTCTGAAAAAATACCTGATTGCGCTCTTTTTGTTCATCCTCTCCGCTCAGGCCGTCGCCATGGAGTCGGTGCGGGTGCCGCAAGGCGCGCGGGCGATCGATCTCACCAATGTCGTTGAGAAACATTCCTCGCAGGGCGACGGGCTGCAGGTCTCGACTGCGCCCGGCTCAGACGGCATCGTCCGCCGTATCGAGGTCGGCGCCAAGGAGGCTGGAAGTCAGCCCAACTGGATCGTCTTCGCGCTCACCAACGACACGGATGAGCAGATCGAGCGCCTGATCGTCGCCCCGCATTACCGGCTGCAGGGCTCGGGAGTCATCTGGCCCGATCTCGGCTCGACGCGCATTACGGCGATCACGGCCAGCCAGGGCTTTCCACCCGAGGCCGAAGACGCCTCGGACGCCGATGTTTTCCGTCTGACGCTCGACCCTGGCACGACGGTCACCTATGTCGCGGAGCTGCGCACGCCCAACCTGCCGCAGCTCTATTTGTGGGAGCCCGCCGCCTATAAGGACAAGGTGACGAGCCTGACGCTCTACAAGGGCATCGTCATCGGCATCGCCGGCCTGCTCGCGCTGTTTCTGACCATCGTCTTCGTGGTGAAAGGCGCCGTCATCTTCCCGGCGGCGGCGGCGCTCGCCTGGGCGGTGCTGGCCTATGTGTGCATCGATTTCGGCTTTTGGGACAAGATTTTCGGCTTTGACGCCAACGCCAACCGCATCTGGCGCGCCGGCGCCGAGACGGTTCTCTCGGCGACGCTCGTCGTCTTCCTTTTCGCCTATCTGAACCTCAACCGCTGGCATGTGCGCGCCTGGCACGTCGCCGCCCTGTGGCTGCTGATCCTGCTGGACCTCGTCGGCCTGGCGGTGTTCGACGCGCCCGTCGCCGCTGGCGTTGCGCGCATCTCGCTGGCGACGGCCGCCGTCGTCGGCTTCGTGCTGATTCTCTATCTCGCGACGCATGGCTTCGATCGGGCCATCATGCTGATCCCGACGTGGTTCCTGCTGGCCGTATGGGTGGCGACGGCCGGATTTGCGGTCGCCGGCTGGATCACCAACGACCTCGTGTCTCCGGCGCTCGTCGGCGGCCTGGTGCTCATCGTGATGCTGATCGGATTCACGGTGATGCAAAACGCCTTCGCCGCCGGCGGGCTGTCGCACGGCGCCATCAGCGACGTCGAGCGCAAGGCGCTCGCGCTCACCGGCGCGAATGAGATCGTGTTCGATTGGGACGTTCCGTCGGACCACATCTATGTCAGCCCGGAAGCGGAAGCCGCGCTCGGGCTCGACCGCGGCGGGCTCGAGGGCGCCGCCTCCTCCTGGCTCGATCTGCTGCATCCCTTCGAGCAGGACCGCTATCGCGCCTGTCTCGACGCCATCCTGGAGCAGCGGCGCGGCCGCATCAATCAGGACTTCCGCCTGCGCGCCGCGGACGGCCATTATCTCTGCTACCGGTTGCGGGCGCGGCCGGTGGTTGGCCCGGACGGCGAGGTGATCCGCGTCGTCGGCACGCTCAATGATGTGACCGACGAGCGCAACGCCCAGGAGCGGCTGCTGCACGACGCCGTGCATGACAATCTCACGGGCCTGCCGAACCGCGAATTGTTCTTCGACCGGCTGGAGGCCGCCCTGATCCTCGCGCGTATGGAAAAGGACGTGCGCCCGACCATCCTCGTCATCGACATCGACCGCTTCAAACAGATCAATGAGCAGGTCGGCATGGCGATGGGCGACAGCATTCTGCTCACCGTGGCGCATCGCCTGACGAGGCTGCTGCAGCCTCAAGACACGCTGGCGCGACTTTCCGGCGATACATTCGCGATCATCCTGGTCTCGGAATCGCACGCCGACCACGTCATCTCCATCGCCGATTCGGTGCGCCGCTCGCTGTCTATTCCGGTGCGCTTCACCGATCGCGAGATCGCGCTGTTCGCCTCGATCGGCATCGCGCTCTACGACCAGCAGACGCATCCCGGCGCCGGCGACATGCTGGAAGACGCCCAAATCGCGATGCGCCACGCCAAGCGCTCGGGCGGCAACCGCATCGAAGTATTCCGCCCGGCCATGCGCGCGCAGCGCTCCGACCGGCTGACGCTCGAGGCCGATCTACGGCGAGCGTTGGAGCGCGGCGAGATCAAGGTGTTTTTTCAGCCGATCGTCAGGCTCGAAGATCGCACCATCGCCGGTTTCGAGGCCTTACTGCGCTGGGACCATCTGCGCCTGGGTCGGCTCGAGCCTTCCGAATTCCTTCCCATCGCCGAGCAGACGGGGCTGATCATTGACCTTGGACTGCTGGCCTTAGAGCGCACCGCGCGCGAACTCGCGGCCTGGCAACGCGCGCTTGCGGTCGATCCGCCGATTTTCGCCTCCGTCAACATTTCGTCTCGCCAGCTCTTGCGTCACGACCTCCTCCGTGACGTCAAAAGCGTGTTGATGCGCAACGATATCGCCAAAGGCAGCCTGAAACTCGAACTGACCGAGAGCCTGGTGATGGAGAATCCCGAATATGCCGCGCAGATGCTGGCGCGAATCAGGGAGCTCGGCGCGGGGCTGTCGCTCGACGATTTCGGCGCCGGCTATTCGTCGCTCGCCTATTTGCAGCGCTTCCCCTTCGACACGATCAAGATCGACCGTTCCTTCATCAAGCAGTCCGGCAAAGGCGCGCGCCCCATCATTCTGCGCTCGATCATCGCGCTGGCGCAGGATCTCGGCATGGACGTCGTCGCCGAGGGAGCGGAGACCGAGCAGGACGCCATCGAACTTTATCAGCTCGGCTGCGGCTTCGCGCAGGGCTACGCGTTTGGGCGCCCGATCAGCGCGCGGGACGCGCGCCGCCTCGTCGGAGCCGCGCCGGAAGCGGCTTAG
- a CDS encoding aminotransferase class I/II-fold pyridoxal phosphate-dependent enzyme, with amino-acid sequence MTKHKSLEDYAARRFRFAGNALLEFSDPFFAQIDRLRAEFEAQGKHFVSFANYDYLGLANHPRIREEAKREIDGLGIGALASRLVGGERTTHKPFEAEIAEFLGMESALTLVSGYLSNVTTIAWLMSGKRDAIFIDELAHNSIVAGADGAPAQVVKFRHNDLDHLEHLLARHREEYRNVLIVVEGVYSMDGDTADLPRLLAIKEKFQVWLLVDEAHSLGVLGATGRGLAEHQGVDPARIDLIVGTMSKTLASCGGYVCGKKQVIDWFRYTLPGFVYSVGLSPVILAAARTALRLMQEETWRIAKLADNAELFRTVAHEAGFSTGPAIGRGVVPILFSSDVETMWASQHLLENGYYVPPVVRIGVPKDGPRLRFFFSANHSEAEIRGVIQTLRDMPPVTEEAHQIVAAAMAGG; translated from the coding sequence GTGACGAAGCATAAGAGCTTAGAGGATTACGCGGCACGGCGATTCCGTTTTGCTGGCAACGCCTTGCTGGAGTTCAGCGATCCGTTCTTCGCCCAGATCGACAGGTTGCGGGCCGAATTCGAGGCGCAGGGCAAGCATTTCGTCAGCTTCGCCAACTACGATTATCTCGGCCTCGCGAATCATCCACGGATCCGCGAGGAAGCAAAGCGCGAGATCGACGGCCTCGGCATCGGCGCGCTGGCCTCGCGGCTCGTCGGCGGCGAACGCACCACGCATAAGCCGTTCGAAGCGGAGATCGCCGAATTTCTCGGCATGGAAAGCGCGCTGACGCTCGTCTCCGGCTATCTTTCCAATGTCACGACGATCGCCTGGCTGATGAGCGGCAAGCGCGACGCGATTTTCATCGACGAACTCGCGCATAACAGCATCGTCGCGGGCGCCGACGGCGCGCCGGCGCAGGTCGTCAAATTCCGCCACAACGACTTGGATCATCTCGAACATCTGCTCGCGCGCCACCGCGAGGAATACCGCAACGTCCTGATCGTGGTGGAGGGCGTCTACAGCATGGACGGCGACACCGCCGACCTGCCGCGGCTCCTGGCGATCAAGGAAAAATTTCAGGTCTGGCTGCTCGTCGATGAGGCGCATTCGCTCGGCGTGCTCGGCGCGACGGGCCGCGGCCTCGCCGAACATCAGGGCGTCGATCCCGCACGCATCGACCTCATCGTCGGCACCATGTCGAAGACGCTCGCCTCCTGCGGCGGCTACGTCTGCGGCAAGAAGCAGGTCATCGACTGGTTCCGCTATACGCTGCCGGGCTTCGTCTATAGCGTCGGCCTGTCGCCCGTCATTCTCGCCGCCGCGCGCACTGCGCTGCGGCTGATGCAGGAAGAGACCTGGCGCATCGCCAAGCTCGCGGACAACGCCGAGCTCTTCCGGACGGTCGCGCATGAAGCGGGCTTCTCGACCGGGCCGGCGATCGGCCGCGGGGTCGTGCCGATCCTGTTCTCGAGCGACGTCGAGACCATGTGGGCGTCGCAGCATTTGTTGGAGAACGGCTATTACGTGCCGCCAGTGGTCCGCATCGGCGTGCCGAAGGACGGGCCGCGGCTGCGCTTCTTTTTCTCGGCGAACCACAGCGAAGCGGAAATCCGCGGCGTCATCCAGACGCTGCGCGACATGCCGCCGGTGACGGAAGAGGCGCATCAGATCGTCGCCGCCGCCATGGCCGGCGGATAG
- the ccmA gene encoding heme ABC exporter ATP-binding protein CcmA, producing MSIDVLQPVQPPVDGALRLCVDNLSVLRGGRRVLDRVSFSLSAGRALVVTGPNGAGKSTLLRALAGLLPRAGGSIALEGGPPDVELPQQAHYLAHNDGLKSALTIEENLDFWARYLAQEPDARSHTIDAALAIVGLGHVAAAPFGVLSAGQKRRAALARLLVAFRPLWLLDEPLTALDRASREKFAVAMSDHCAQGGLIVAATHEPLGLDEAASLALGGAS from the coding sequence ATGTCGATCGATGTCCTCCAGCCCGTCCAGCCGCCCGTCGATGGCGCTTTACGCCTTTGCGTCGACAATCTCAGCGTTTTGCGCGGGGGCAGGCGCGTCCTCGATCGCGTGAGCTTTTCGCTTTCCGCCGGCCGGGCGCTGGTGGTGACCGGCCCCAACGGCGCTGGGAAATCGACGCTGCTGCGGGCCTTGGCGGGACTCCTGCCGCGCGCGGGAGGCTCGATCGCTCTCGAAGGCGGGCCGCCCGACGTCGAACTGCCACAGCAGGCGCATTATCTTGCGCATAACGACGGATTGAAGTCGGCGTTGACGATCGAGGAGAACCTCGATTTCTGGGCGCGCTATCTCGCTCAAGAGCCGGACGCGCGCAGCCATACAATCGACGCCGCCCTCGCGATCGTCGGCCTTGGGCATGTCGCGGCCGCGCCATTCGGCGTGCTCTCTGCCGGACAGAAGCGGCGCGCGGCGCTGGCGCGTCTTCTCGTCGCCTTCCGGCCGCTCTGGCTGCTCGACGAGCCGCTGACCGCGCTCGACCGCGCCTCACGCGAGAAATTCGCCGTGGCCATGAGCGATCATTGCGCTCAGGGCGGCTTGATCGTCGCCGCGACGCATGAGCCGCTGGGGCTCGATGAAGCAGCTTCGCTTGCCTTGGGCGGCGCCTCGTGA
- a CDS encoding DUF1036 domain-containing protein, translating into MNVFRFSTALAVASCAFAPPATADFTVCNRTPDQVTVASAWVSPSGGFTSEGWWKLRACGGCERVVLRSETSDPHNYFFYAHGGGREWRGDSNFCTTPGAFKIGNAKRCVFGRRGQMKNFVHVTSRSGNHTHSLTGRSSSGRVCID; encoded by the coding sequence ATGAATGTTTTTCGTTTTTCGACCGCGCTCGCCGTCGCATCCTGCGCTTTTGCGCCCCCCGCGACGGCGGATTTTACGGTCTGCAACAGAACGCCCGATCAAGTCACTGTCGCATCGGCCTGGGTGAGCCCGAGCGGCGGATTCACATCGGAGGGATGGTGGAAGCTTCGCGCCTGCGGCGGCTGCGAAAGAGTTGTTTTGCGCAGCGAGACCTCCGATCCGCATAACTACTTCTTCTATGCTCACGGCGGCGGCAGGGAATGGCGCGGCGACTCGAATTTCTGCACGACGCCGGGGGCGTTTAAGATCGGCAACGCCAAGCGCTGCGTGTTCGGACGGCGCGGCCAGATGAAGAACTTCGTTCATGTCACGAGCCGCAGCGGCAATCATACGCACAGCCTCACCGGCCGCTCGAGCAGCGGACGCGTGTGCATCGATTGA
- a CDS encoding fatty acid desaturase codes for MNGISVTANGADRSHVERRKLILEKYPQVRQLFGKDPVTFKITAAIFVGQLVIAAILGSLGLSYWWLSLLMAICVGAFANHANFVIIHDAIHNCVFESPLANKWTAILADLPNAFPTAMGFRCYHIKHHSHLSAYDYDADIPSRWEVEWVGNSGWRKAVWLFFFPAIQLARLSRLKGTVPIWGTWTYINTAVIAVFDLFVLWAFGPNALLYLFFSFWFSVGGLHPLSARWLQEHFAFGPDQGTFDYYGPLNTLALNIGYHNEHHDFHEIPWNRLPELKAMAPEFYDDLRCHRSWVALLVTFIFDPTYSLGTRSENVTQAAGREAPIVAPAE; via the coding sequence ATGAATGGCATATCCGTCACCGCCAATGGCGCCGACCGCTCGCATGTCGAACGGCGCAAGCTGATCCTCGAAAAATATCCGCAAGTGCGCCAGCTCTTCGGCAAGGACCCGGTGACCTTCAAGATCACGGCGGCGATTTTCGTCGGTCAGCTCGTCATCGCCGCGATCTTGGGTTCGCTTGGACTTTCCTACTGGTGGCTGTCGCTCCTCATGGCGATCTGCGTTGGCGCCTTCGCCAATCACGCCAATTTCGTCATCATCCACGACGCCATCCACAATTGCGTCTTCGAGAGCCCGCTCGCCAATAAATGGACGGCGATCCTCGCCGATCTTCCCAACGCCTTTCCGACGGCGATGGGCTTTCGCTGCTACCACATCAAGCATCATTCGCATCTGTCGGCCTATGACTATGACGCCGACATTCCGAGCCGCTGGGAGGTCGAATGGGTCGGCAACAGCGGCTGGCGCAAGGCCGTTTGGCTCTTCTTCTTCCCCGCGATCCAGCTTGCGCGCCTGTCGCGCCTCAAGGGCACGGTGCCGATCTGGGGAACCTGGACCTATATCAATACCGCCGTCATCGCCGTCTTCGATCTTTTCGTGCTCTGGGCCTTCGGGCCGAACGCCCTGCTTTATCTTTTCTTCTCCTTCTGGTTCTCGGTCGGCGGGCTGCATCCGTTGAGCGCGCGCTGGCTGCAGGAGCATTTCGCCTTCGGCCCCGACCAGGGGACGTTCGACTACTACGGGCCGCTCAACACGCTCGCGCTCAACATCGGCTATCACAACGAACACCACGATTTTCACGAGATCCCGTGGAATCGCTTGCCGGAGCTGAAGGCGATGGCGCCGGAGTTCTATGACGATCTGCGCTGCCATCGCTCTTGGGTGGCGCTGCTCGTCACCTTCATCTTCGATCCGACCTATTCGCTCGGCACGCGGTCGGAAAATGTCACGCAGGCGGCGGGGCGCGAGGCCCCCATCGTCGCGCCGGCGGAGTAG
- a CDS encoding 2-hydroxychromene-2-carboxylate isomerase: MAEKLEFWFEFASTYSYVAAEEIEEKAAAARIEVAWRPFLLGPIFAEQGWRDSPFNLYPAKGAYMWRDIERICQSKGIAWRRPSAFPRNGLLAARVATALDGAEKLAAFVRAVYRANFSDDLDISEPSVLKEILRGLSLDEEATLNRANDESVKRLLRARTDEAKSRGVFGAPSFFAKEELFWGSDRLELALKTLRE, encoded by the coding sequence ATGGCGGAGAAACTCGAGTTCTGGTTTGAATTCGCAAGCACATATTCTTATGTCGCCGCGGAAGAGATCGAGGAAAAGGCCGCCGCCGCTCGCATCGAGGTGGCATGGCGACCCTTTCTTCTCGGGCCGATCTTTGCCGAGCAGGGCTGGCGAGATTCACCGTTTAATCTCTATCCAGCAAAAGGCGCCTACATGTGGCGCGACATCGAACGTATCTGCCAGAGCAAGGGCATTGCCTGGCGCAGGCCGAGCGCCTTTCCGCGCAACGGCCTTTTGGCTGCTCGCGTCGCAACCGCGTTGGATGGGGCGGAGAAGCTTGCTGCTTTCGTTCGGGCCGTTTATCGCGCCAATTTTTCCGATGACCTCGACATCTCGGAACCCTCCGTTCTGAAGGAAATTTTACGGGGTCTCTCGCTCGACGAGGAGGCGACTCTTAACCGCGCCAATGACGAGTCCGTAAAGCGATTGCTCAGAGCGCGCACGGATGAGGCCAAGAGTCGGGGCGTATTCGGCGCGCCGAGCTTTTTTGCAAAAGAGGAACTATTCTGGGGTAGCGATCGATTAGAACTCGCTCTTAAAACCCTGAGAGAATAA
- the ligA gene encoding NAD-dependent DNA ligase LigA, with product MANSPPEPSPSEARAEHARLHEELTAHDRRYYREDAPTISDAEYDALRLRYEALEKAFPELATAQSLTKTVGAKPSEKFAKVKHAVPMLSLGNVFSDEEVEEFVARVRRFLGLRDGVLRFTFEPKIDGLSCSLRYEKGHLVQAATRGDGYEGEDVTANVRTIDEIPQRLRGDHSDVFEVRGEVYMTHKDFAALNVRQKESGKTVFANPRNAAAGSLRQLDPKITASRPLHFFAYGWGETSALPAKTQLGVLEALRGYGLPVNPLTTLCESAEDMLAHYRAIEAQRATLGYDIDGVVYKVDDIALQERLGFVSRAPRWAVARKFPAERATTILRDIEIQVGRTGALTPVARLEPVTVGGVVVQNATLHNEDEIARKDIRIGDTVVVQRAGDVIPQIVEVVKEQRPHGAKPYNFPHVCPRCGSVALREIDAKTGEADVVRRCTGSLVCPAQAVERLKHFASRNAMDIEGLGDKQIEFFYDEGLIKTASDIFTLAVREKDMSPRLAEREGYGETSVRNLFAAIEARRRVPINRFIYALGVRHVGETNARRLARHFGDFDSLRETARDAAPGGEARARIDSIDGVGPVVAEALHDFFAEPHNERELDALLKQITLEPMPAVASTSPVAGKTVVFTGSLERLTRDEAKAQAERFGAHVAASVSKKTDLVVAGPGAGSKLKKAAELGIEVISEDDWFSRTGQG from the coding sequence ATGGCCAACTCGCCTCCCGAGCCTTCCCCTTCCGAAGCGCGCGCCGAACATGCGCGGTTGCATGAAGAACTCACGGCGCATGATCGCCGCTATTACCGGGAAGACGCGCCGACCATTTCCGACGCCGAATATGACGCGCTGCGTCTGCGTTACGAGGCGTTGGAGAAAGCCTTCCCGGAACTCGCCACCGCGCAGTCGCTGACGAAGACGGTCGGCGCCAAGCCATCTGAAAAATTCGCCAAAGTGAAGCACGCCGTGCCGATGCTCTCGCTCGGCAACGTCTTCTCGGATGAAGAGGTCGAGGAGTTCGTCGCGCGCGTGCGCCGCTTTCTTGGTCTGCGCGATGGCGTTCTACGCTTCACCTTTGAGCCGAAAATCGACGGGCTGTCCTGCTCGCTGCGCTATGAGAAGGGCCATCTCGTGCAGGCGGCGACGCGCGGCGACGGCTATGAGGGCGAAGACGTCACCGCCAATGTGCGAACGATCGACGAAATTCCGCAACGGCTACGCGGCGATCATTCCGACGTTTTTGAAGTGCGCGGCGAAGTCTATATGACGCACAAGGACTTCGCTGCGCTCAACGTGCGGCAAAAGGAGTCTGGCAAGACTGTCTTCGCCAATCCGCGCAACGCCGCCGCGGGCTCTCTGCGGCAGCTCGATCCAAAGATCACTGCATCACGGCCGCTGCATTTTTTCGCCTACGGTTGGGGCGAGACGAGCGCGCTGCCCGCAAAGACGCAACTGGGCGTGCTTGAGGCGCTGCGTGGTTACGGGCTGCCCGTCAATCCGCTGACGACGCTCTGCGAGAGCGCGGAAGACATGCTGGCGCATTACCGGGCGATCGAAGCGCAACGCGCGACGCTCGGCTATGACATCGATGGCGTCGTTTATAAGGTCGACGACATCGCGCTGCAGGAGCGGCTCGGATTCGTCTCGCGCGCCCCGCGCTGGGCCGTTGCGCGCAAGTTCCCCGCCGAACGCGCCACGACGATCTTGCGCGACATCGAGATTCAGGTCGGTCGCACGGGCGCGCTGACGCCGGTCGCGAGGCTCGAACCGGTGACGGTCGGCGGCGTCGTCGTGCAGAACGCGACGCTGCACAATGAGGACGAGATCGCACGCAAGGATATTCGCATCGGCGACACCGTCGTCGTGCAGCGCGCCGGCGACGTCATTCCGCAGATCGTCGAAGTGGTGAAAGAGCAGCGACCGCACGGCGCCAAGCCTTACAATTTCCCCCACGTCTGCCCGCGCTGCGGCTCGGTCGCGCTACGCGAGATCGACGCAAAGACCGGCGAAGCGGATGTCGTGCGCCGGTGTACGGGTTCGCTCGTTTGTCCCGCGCAGGCGGTTGAACGCTTGAAACATTTCGCCTCGCGCAACGCCATGGACATCGAAGGGCTCGGCGACAAGCAGATCGAGTTTTTCTACGACGAAGGACTGATCAAAACCGCTTCCGACATTTTTACGCTTGCGGTGCGCGAGAAGGATATGTCGCCGCGGCTCGCCGAACGCGAGGGCTATGGCGAAACCTCGGTGCGCAATCTCTTTGCGGCGATCGAGGCGCGGAGAAGGGTTCCAATCAACCGCTTCATCTATGCGCTTGGCGTGCGCCATGTCGGCGAGACCAATGCGCGCCGGCTGGCCCGCCATTTCGGCGATTTCGACTCGCTGCGCGAGACGGCGCGCGACGCGGCGCCTGGCGGCGAGGCGCGCGCCCGCATCGATTCGATCGATGGCGTCGGTCCCGTTGTCGCCGAAGCGCTGCACGATTTTTTCGCCGAGCCGCACAATGAGCGCGAGCTCGATGCGCTCTTAAAGCAGATCACTTTGGAGCCGATGCCGGCGGTGGCGTCCACATCGCCCGTCGCCGGCAAGACGGTGGTGTTCACCGGTTCTCTTGAACGCCTCACGCGCGACGAAGCCAAGGCGCAGGCCGAGCGTTTTGGCGCGCATGTCGCGGCGTCGGTGTCGAAGAAAACCGATCTCGTGGTCGCCGGCCCCGGCGCTGGCTCGAAGCTCAAAAAGGCGGCCGAGCTGGGGATCGAAGTGATCAGCGAAGACGACTGGTTTTCGCGGACGGGGCAGGGGTAG